In bacterium, the genomic stretch GCTGGCCGCGGCGATCCTCGCCACCGACACCGCCGTCACCGTGAGCTACACCAAGCCTACTTCGGGCACCGCCAACAAGCTCGCCGACGTGAACGGCAACGAGGTGGCCGACTTCACCGACCAGCAGGCCACCGTCACCGACGACACCGCGCCCTCGGCTCAGAGCGCGTCGGTCAAGCACGACGTGATCACCATCGTCTTCGACGAGTCCCTCGACGAGAGCTCGGTGCCTGCCGTATCGCGGTTCCTGGTCAAAGACTCCGCCGACACGACGCTGCCCACCGTGACGAACAGCGTGAGCATCAGCGGCAACAAGGTGACTCTCAGGCTGGTCACAGCACGGCCCCCCGGCGAGACCGCCCTGGGCAGGCTCAGCTACAGCCCGCCGGCCAGCGGCGGGCTCCGAGACGCCGCCAACAACCAGGTGGTGGCGTTCACCAGGGCCTCGGTCCGCAACGTGACGCCGCCGTCGCTGTCGGGGGCCACCGTCGAGGGCACCGCCCTCGAGCTCACCTTCGACCACACCCTCGCCGCGGCCGCCAACCTGGCCAACAGCGCGTTCGCGGTCAAGAAGACCCCGCAAAGCAGCGCCGAGGAGATCGTCGGCCTCACCGGCACGCCGTCGATCAGCGGCGCAGTGGTAACGCTCACGCTGGCCTCCGCGGTGGTCGAGACCGACACCGACATCAAGGTCAGCTACACCAAGCCCACCACCACCGGCACCGCCGACAAGCTCGCCGACTCAAGCGGCGACGAGGTCGACTCCTTCGCCGACGAGGAGGTGCGCATCGCCGCTGCGCCCAGGTTCGTGAGCGCGAGAGTGGACGGCAGGACGCTGACGGTCGTCTTCGACGAGACCGTGAAAACCGCCGTGGGGACGACCCTCGGCGGGATCCTGTCATCGGACACGTTCAGCGTGCACCGGACCCCCGCCGGCGCCGCCCGCCAGGAGATCCGGCTGTCCAGCGCCCCCTACGCCAGCGGCAGCACGGTCATCCTGCGGCTCGAGCAGCGGGTGATCTGCACCGACGACGACATCACCGTCGCCTACACCAAGCCCACGGCGCAAACCGCCGTCAGGCTCGCCGACGACGACGCCAACCCGGCCGACAGCTTCGCCGCCCAGCCCGTGGACAACACCGCCCAGCCCGCCGTCGCCGCGGGCGCGCTCGCGCTGTGCGACCTCGACGACATCACGATCCACGCGGGCGCGACGCTGCGCGTGCCGCTGGGCGTCATCGCCGCCGACGACCACACCGCCGCCGCGCTCGCCATCACCGCCGCCACCGGGACGCTGCCCGCCGGCCTCAAGCTGGCGTCGCCCACCAGCGGCTTCGCCCTGTCCGCCGACGGGCTCACCGTCAGCTACAGCGGCAGCGCACGCAGCGGCAACTGGGGCGCCGTCATCACCTGGCCCAACGCCACGTCCGGCAGCCACACCATCACCGTCACCGCCACCGGCACCCCCACCGGCGGTGGCACGCTCACCGCCGCCACCGCCACGTTCACCCTCACCGTCAACGCCCCCTCGCCTCCGCCCTCCACGCCCTCCGGTGGTGGAGTCGGTGGTGGAGTCGGTGGTGGAGTCGGTGGTGGAGTTGTCGGGGGAGGCGGCGAAGGGGAGGTGGCGCAGCCCGTGCCGGCCTCGGCGCGGTTCGACGACGTGGCGGCCGGGGTCTGGTACGAAGCGGCCGTGTCGTGGATGATCACCCACGAAGTGACCGCTGGTTGCGGTCCCCGCATGTTCTGTCCCGACCGGGTACTCACCCGCCAGCAGTTCGTCACCTTCCTCTGGAGAGCAGCCGGACAACCCACCCCCCAATATTCGGGGTCTGCGGCTTTCTCCGACGTCTCCGAGGGCGCCTACTCCGACCAGGCGATCAGCTGGGCAGTATCACGGGGTGTCACCGCGGGATGCACCGAGGGCGAACCAGGTGATCCCGATTGGCGATTCTGCCCCACCGAACCGGTAACGAGAGGGCAAATGGGCACGTTCCTCTACCGGCACGTGCAAGCTGTCCACCAGGGCCGCCAAGACCGCTACACCGACGTCAAACCCACCAGCACCCACGCCACCGGAGTGGCCTGGCTGGCCGACTACCAGGTCATCGGCGAATGCGACACCGCCCAGTTCTGCCCTGACCGCCCCGCCACCCGCGCCGAAGCCGCGGCCATCATCCACGGAGTAGCCACCCGCCCCGCCATGTGGGGACCCGGCAACAACTCCTTCACGCCCCAACCAGCCGAACCGCAACCAACCGAACCCTCCGAGGCTTCGGCGCGGTTCGACGACGTGGCGACCGGGGTCTGGTACGAGCAGGCCGTGTCGTGGATGATCGCCCACGAAGTGACCGCTGGTTGCGGTCCCCGCATGTTCTGTCCCGACCGGGTACTCACCCGCCAGCAGTTCGTCACCTTCCTCTGGAGAGCAGCCGGACAACCCACCCCCCAATATTCGGGGTCTGCGGCTTTCTCCGACGTCTCCGAGGGCGCCTACTCCGACCAGGCGATCAGCTGGGCAGTATCACGGGGTGTCACCGCGGGATGCACCGAGGGCGAACCAGGTGATCCCGATTGGCGATTCTGCCCCACCGATCCGGTAACGAGAGGGCAGATGGGCACGTTCATGTACCGGCACGTGCAAGCTGTCCACCAGGGCCGCCAAGACCGCTACAGCGACGTCAAACCCACCAGCACCCACGCCACCGGAGTGGCCTGGCTGGCCGACTTCGAGGTCATCGGCGAATGCGACACCGCCATGTTCTGCCCTGACCGCCCCGCCACCCGCGCCGAAGCCGCCACCATCATCCACGGAGTAGCCACCCGCCCCCAGATGTGGGGACCCGGCAACAACCCCTTCACCCCCCAACCAACCGAACCGTCCACCGAACCGTCCGAGGAATCCACGGGAGCGACAGTCCAGCCCGTCTGATCTCCACACCCTGAGCCCGTAGAAGCGTGAGCAGACCACAAGCCTGACCGCCTACCTAGAAGCCATGGTGCCTTCTGCGGTACCTAAGAGTCCTTCAGAGATACCAGGGGCTTTCGCGCCTCTCGGGCTGTCCGGTCACGCCGAACGTACCTGTAGAGCGGCCCATTGCGCAGACTGTGCGAATCCTCCAACACGCTTCGTCAGGTGGCGGACAGATGCCGCGGATCATCCACCGGGAGCCAGGGCGACGTGTTCGGGACGGACGGGGGTGCGGTTGAGCTCCAGGCCGGTGGCGTCGCGGATGGCGGCGACCACGGCTGCCGTTGAGGAGACGGTGGGCGGCTCCCCCACTCCCTTGGCGCCGTAGGGACCGAACGAGCTCGGTTCCTCGATCACCTCGATCTCTATAGGCGGCGCGTCCAGGAAGGTGGGCAGCAGGTAGTCGGTGAAGGTCGGGTTCTTGATCACGCCGTCCTCCACCACGATCTCCTCGAGGGTGGCCAGGCCGATCCCCTGCATGGTCCCGCCCTCGATCTGGCCCACCACCGACCGGGGGTTGATCATGAACCCCACGTCCTGGACCGTGTCGACCTGCACCACCCGGAACAATCCCAGTTCCCGGTCCACATCCACCACGGCCCGATGGGCGGCGAAGGCGAAGTCCACGTGGATGTCGCCCTGGCCGTTGCGGTCCGGCGCGTCCGTCTGCGGATGGTGGAACCGGGTGTGGTACTCGATGTTCTCCCGTCCGACCAGGTCCTCCATCGGGGTGATGAGGATGCCGTCCTTCCAGACTCCCTCGCCGTCGAGTTCGTCGCCCCCGCCCCGCTCCAGGGCGATCCGGCGCGCCATCCGCGCCGCCTCCATGACCGCTCCCCCGGTCATCTGGGTCTGGCGGGAGGCCGAGGTTGAGCCGGCCGATCCGATCTTGGAGGTGTCGTCGTAGTAGACCACCACGTCCTCTATGTCGAGGACGGTGCGGGCGATCTGCGCGCACGCCATCCCGAGACCCTGGCCCACCTCGACCGCCGCGGTGTGCACCTCCACACCGAACGGGGTGATGGCGACCCTGGCCTCCGCGTAGTCGTCGAAGCCTCCGGAGAAGCAGAGGTTCTTGAGCCCCACGGCATACCCGACGCCCCGTTTCACCATCGGGCGGGAGGTGGTCAGACCGGTACCGCCCGGGAGCAGACGCGGGTCGTCGCTGCGGTTCTCGTCCGGCAAGGGCATGCGGCGGAGCCTCTCCAGTATCTCTGTGACCGGCGCCGAGGTGTCGATCACCTGCCCGGAGGTGGCCAGCGGGTCCCCGCGGCCCACGGCGTTGCGGATCCTGAACTCGACCCGGTCCATGCCGAGCGCATCCGCCAGCTTGTCCATCTGTGCCTCGTGACCGAAGCAGGCCTGCACCGCGCCGAAGCCCCGCATGGCACCGCAGGGCGGGTTGTTGGTCCGCACTGCCACCCCCTCCACCGACACCGAGTCGCACCGGTAGGGACCGGCGGCGTGGTAGACGGCGTTGCCCACCACCGAATCGCTGGTCGAGCGGTAGGCGCCCCCGTCGATGATGATCCTCGCCTCGATACGCCGGAGGGTTCCGTCGGGGTCGGCCTCGTGGCGCATCCAGAGTTGGGCCGGATGGCGGTGGACGTGGCCCACGAAGCTCTCCGCCCGGCTGTACTCCATCTTCACGGGCCGCCCCGTGTACAGGGCGAGCAGGCAGAGGTGGATCTGGAGGCTGACATCCTCCCGCGCCCCGAAGGCGCCCCCCACCCCGGCGTGGTGGACCCGGACCGTGTCCTCGTCCACACCCAGGCCTGCCACGATCTGGTCGCGGTCTACGTGGGTCCACTGGGTGGCGATGTGGAGATCGACGCCGCCCTGCCCGTCGGGGATCGCCAGGCCGGACTCGGTGCCGAGCGGGGCCTGGTCCTGCATCCCCACCTCGTAGTAGCCCTCCACGACCACGGCGCCGGACGCATCCTGGGGGCCTCGCCGGCACCTGGCCCGGTGGAACACGGAATCCCGGCGGTCGGCCTCCTCCGGGTCGGTGAGCGGCTCCAGCACCTCGTACTCGATCTCGATGGCTTCCACCGCCAGGCGGGCGGTCTCGGGATCGTCGGCCGCGACCACCGCCACCGCCTGGCCCCAGTACTCGACCAGATCCGTGGCGAGGATCGGCTGGTCCGCGGACTCCAGACCGAAGGCATTGAGGCCCGGGACATCGTCGCCGACCAGGACGGCGTGGACGCCTGTCATGGCCACGGCCGGGCCGATGTCCAGCCTGGTGATCCTCGCCTTGGGATGGGGGCTCCGGAGGGTGGCGCCGAAGAGCATGCGGTCCATGTAGAGATCGCCCGAGTAGAGGTAGGTGCCGTCCACCTTGGGGATCCCGTCGGTGCGGGAGGTCGACTCGCCGACGCCGTCCCGGACGGTGCGGGTCCTCACCCGGGTGGTCATCGGCCCGCCACCAGCGTCTCGAGGCCGCGGAGAATGGCGCCGTAACCGGTGCAGCGGCAGATGTTGCCGGCCAGGGCCTCGCGCATCTCATCGGACGAGGGGGTCGGGTTCTCCTCGAGGAGCGCCGCCGCCGCCACCACGAAACCCGGGGTGCAGAACCCGCACTGCACCGCTCCGGAGTCCACCAGGGCCTTCTGCACGGGATGGAGTTCGGACCCTCCCAGGCCCTCCACGGTCACCACCTCCGACCCGTGGGCGTCCGCGGCCATGACCAGGCAGGCACACACCAGCTCTCCGTCCAGCATCACCGAGCACGATCCGCACTCCCCCTGCTCGCAGGCCCCCTTGGAGCCGGTCAGTTGCAGGTACTCGCGGAGGGCGAACAGCAGGCTCTCGGAGCCCTTCACATCGCACACCCGCGCCTCGCCGTTCACGGTCATCTGCACCCTCATGACGACAGGCACCTTTCGAGTAGGCGACGGGCCAGCACGCCCGAGGCGTGACGCCGGTAGTCGCTGGTTCCCCGATGATCCGTGATCGGAGTCACCTCCTCCGACACCAACCGGGCGAACTCCTCGAGCGCCGCCGGGCCGGGATCGGCTTCCTCCGAGATCATCTCCTCGGCCCGCCGGGCCCGGATCGGGGTGGGGCCCACGGAGCCGAGCGCCACGCGGGTGCGGCCGTCACGCCACCTGAAGACGCAGGCGGCCACGATGGAGATGACCATGGCGCTGCGCTGGCCGATCTTGGCGAACTCCTGGAAGTCGGGGAGGTCCTCGGGTAGTACCGCCGCGGTGATCAGCTCGTCGGGCCGCCGGGCCGTCCGCTTCACACCGGTGAAGAACTCGTCCCAGGGCAGCCGGCGCGTTCCCGATGTGGAGTGAAGCTCGATCTCGGCGTCCAGGCCGGCCAGGAAGGGCAGCGAATCGCCGGCCGGGCTGGCGGTGGCGATGTTGCCACCGATGGTCCCCGCCGCCCTGATCTGCGGAGAGCCGATGGTGCGGGCCAGCTGCGCCAAGGCGTTGTGGTCACCCGACTCGAGACGCCGGAAGGTCACGCCCGCCCCGATGCGGCGCCGGGAGACGTCCTGGATGTCATCCAGCCTCCGCAACGCCACCACCGTCTCCGGGCGGATCTGGTCGAAGTTGACCTCCACCATCAGGTCGGTCCCCCCCGCCAGCAGCACGGCTTCGGGATGGGCGGCAAGCGCACCGGCGGCCTCGTCGAGGTCGGCCGGATGTATCACTTCCATGGGCGCGCGTTTCCGTTCTCGGGATCGGGCTGTGCCTCTCAGAATACCAACGCGGACGGCACAGCCGCGGTAGCGACCCGCTCCCGACCAGCCGGCAAGCAGGCGATACGGCCCTAAC encodes the following:
- a CDS encoding molybdopterin-dependent oxidoreductase encodes the protein MTTRVRTRTVRDGVGESTSRTDGIPKVDGTYLYSGDLYMDRMLFGATLRSPHPKARITRLDIGPAVAMTGVHAVLVGDDVPGLNAFGLESADQPILATDLVEYWGQAVAVVAADDPETARLAVEAIEIEYEVLEPLTDPEEADRRDSVFHRARCRRGPQDASGAVVVEGYYEVGMQDQAPLGTESGLAIPDGQGGVDLHIATQWTHVDRDQIVAGLGVDEDTVRVHHAGVGGAFGAREDVSLQIHLCLLALYTGRPVKMEYSRAESFVGHVHRHPAQLWMRHEADPDGTLRRIEARIIIDGGAYRSTSDSVVGNAVYHAAGPYRCDSVSVEGVAVRTNNPPCGAMRGFGAVQACFGHEAQMDKLADALGMDRVEFRIRNAVGRGDPLATSGQVIDTSAPVTEILERLRRMPLPDENRSDDPRLLPGGTGLTTSRPMVKRGVGYAVGLKNLCFSGGFDDYAEARVAITPFGVEVHTAAVEVGQGLGMACAQIARTVLDIEDVVVYYDDTSKIGSAGSTSASRQTQMTGGAVMEAARMARRIALERGGGDELDGEGVWKDGILITPMEDLVGRENIEYHTRFHHPQTDAPDRNGQGDIHVDFAFAAHRAVVDVDRELGLFRVVQVDTVQDVGFMINPRSVVGQIEGGTMQGIGLATLEEIVVEDGVIKNPTFTDYLLPTFLDAPPIEIEVIEEPSSFGPYGAKGVGEPPTVSSTAAVVAAIRDATGLELNRTPVRPEHVALAPGG
- a CDS encoding (2Fe-2S)-binding protein translates to MRVQMTVNGEARVCDVKGSESLLFALREYLQLTGSKGACEQGECGSCSVMLDGELVCACLVMAADAHGSEVVTVEGLGGSELHPVQKALVDSGAVQCGFCTPGFVVAAAALLEENPTPSSDEMREALAGNICRCTGYGAILRGLETLVAGR
- a CDS encoding FAD binding domain-containing protein, producing MEVIHPADLDEAAGALAAHPEAVLLAGGTDLMVEVNFDQIRPETVVALRRLDDIQDVSRRRIGAGVTFRRLESGDHNALAQLARTIGSPQIRAAGTIGGNIATASPAGDSLPFLAGLDAEIELHSTSGTRRLPWDEFFTGVKRTARRPDELITAAVLPEDLPDFQEFAKIGQRSAMVISIVAACVFRWRDGRTRVALGSVGPTPIRARRAEEMISEEADPGPAALEEFARLVSEEVTPITDHRGTSDYRRHASGVLARRLLERCLSS